The following are encoded together in the Candidatus Hinthialibacter antarcticus genome:
- a CDS encoding trypsin-like peptidase domain-containing protein, protein MKRYEFRYHILNIALLIGLAIAPAIQYAEAQNGNLAKQLSKAFRSAIEKVEPAVVSIQAERRTEPTPSVQGSDVPDWFRQFMPPGFQGGPQAPERRQEWQGTGVLISPDGEILTNNHVIAYQAPLGNSIENKIADKISVTLADGNFYEATVIATDPQTDIALIKIDVDATLPYATLGDSEQLEIGDWVLAIGNPFGLSHSVSQGIVSAIGRTGTDVPVGTSMFSIKDYIQTTAAINPGNSGGPLINLDGEIIGVNNAIQTAGAVAGNIGIGFAIPSKLAKRVVKDLKEFGKVNRGFIGVEMESSDDWRDYYREEHSINYGAKVRDITDDSPAEKAELKEGDVILKVDGVKVRDNGHLINLVTQRLAGDEVELLIFRDGKEIKKTVTLMERPDRIASAQSDIERYLGMKLDSLTPELAVEKGYSETLTGVLVSDVDPAGPAAEKNIQADDVISEMNDKSVQSVEDVEEILTAIIDEMRSENDDDRPILFKVHRAGSGSHKFVAPYITLQE, encoded by the coding sequence ATGAAACGGTATGAATTCCGGTACCACATTCTCAACATTGCATTGCTCATCGGTCTGGCGATTGCGCCTGCCATCCAATATGCCGAAGCCCAGAACGGAAATTTAGCGAAGCAACTTTCAAAAGCGTTTCGAAGCGCAATTGAAAAAGTCGAACCCGCCGTGGTCAGCATTCAAGCCGAGCGGAGAACCGAACCAACCCCAAGCGTTCAAGGAAGCGATGTGCCTGATTGGTTCCGTCAGTTTATGCCGCCTGGGTTCCAGGGCGGGCCTCAAGCGCCGGAACGACGCCAGGAATGGCAGGGAACCGGCGTTCTCATCAGCCCCGACGGCGAAATTTTGACCAACAACCACGTCATTGCTTATCAAGCGCCGTTAGGCAACAGCATCGAAAATAAAATTGCCGATAAGATCAGCGTTACGCTTGCCGACGGAAACTTTTATGAAGCGACGGTCATCGCGACAGATCCGCAAACCGATATTGCTTTAATCAAAATCGACGTAGACGCTACCTTGCCCTACGCAACTTTGGGCGATTCAGAACAATTAGAAATTGGCGATTGGGTACTGGCAATCGGCAACCCATTTGGGCTGAGCCATTCTGTCAGCCAGGGAATCGTCAGCGCGATTGGACGTACGGGGACGGATGTTCCGGTAGGAACCTCCATGTTCTCGATCAAAGACTATATTCAAACCACTGCGGCGATAAATCCCGGCAACAGCGGCGGGCCGTTGATTAACCTCGACGGTGAAATCATCGGCGTGAATAACGCCATTCAAACTGCGGGCGCCGTCGCAGGCAACATTGGCATTGGCTTCGCCATCCCCTCAAAACTCGCCAAGCGAGTCGTGAAAGATTTGAAAGAATTCGGCAAAGTCAACCGCGGCTTCATTGGCGTTGAAATGGAATCTTCTGACGATTGGCGCGACTACTACCGTGAAGAACACAGCATCAACTACGGCGCCAAAGTCCGCGATATCACCGACGATTCGCCCGCTGAAAAAGCGGAATTGAAAGAAGGCGACGTCATTCTGAAAGTCGATGGCGTGAAAGTGCGCGACAATGGACATCTCATCAATCTCGTCACGCAGCGTCTCGCGGGCGATGAAGTCGAACTCTTAATTTTCCGAGATGGAAAAGAGATCAAGAAAACCGTGACTCTCATGGAGCGCCCGGACCGGATCGCCTCGGCCCAAAGCGACATTGAGCGCTACCTTGGAATGAAACTGGATTCTCTTACGCCGGAACTCGCTGTTGAGAAAGGCTATTCGGAGACGCTCACAGGCGTGTTGGTCTCTGACGTTGACCCTGCGGGGCCTGCGGCGGAAAAAAATATCCAAGCCGATGACGTCATTTCTGAAATGAACGACAAAAGCGTGCAAAGTGTTGAAGACGTCGAAGAAATTTTGACGGCGATCATTGATGAAATGCGCTCAGAGAATGATGACGACCGTCCCATCCTGTTCAAAGTTCACCGGGCGGGAAGCGGGTCTCACAAATTCGTTGCGCCGTACATTACATTGCAGGAATAA
- a CDS encoding M15 family metallopeptidase — MKRRQFIALSGFSAPLVIVSAKSQALTQIPESELLGKTAPSLFDGVNFNFRQEAADAFVKMQNAAKKDGIKIYSVSSYRGFKHQLGIWNRKYSNYQKRMKKPEDIIAAIVEFSSIPGTSRHHWGTDADLVDDSQKRPRNLLYSNHFLKGGLYENFYRWMKTHASEFGFHEVYTDDPERSGYKFEPWHWSYAPLSVPFLRQWSQIDLHKKIAQPPLMGREHLTAEFLEVFRQKWGLGINPALLPK, encoded by the coding sequence ATGAAACGTAGACAATTTATTGCATTGAGCGGCTTCTCTGCGCCATTGGTGATCGTATCGGCGAAAAGCCAAGCATTAACGCAAATCCCTGAAAGTGAATTACTTGGCAAGACGGCGCCCTCTCTATTTGACGGCGTGAATTTTAATTTTCGCCAAGAAGCGGCGGACGCGTTCGTCAAAATGCAAAATGCCGCTAAAAAAGACGGTATCAAAATTTATTCGGTTTCGAGCTATCGCGGGTTTAAGCATCAACTTGGAATATGGAACCGCAAGTACAGTAATTATCAGAAACGTATGAAGAAGCCGGAAGACATTATTGCGGCGATCGTGGAGTTTTCCAGCATTCCAGGCACCTCGCGCCATCATTGGGGGACAGACGCCGACCTCGTTGATGACAGCCAGAAACGGCCTCGAAACCTGCTGTATTCAAACCATTTTCTAAAGGGTGGTCTTTACGAGAATTTCTATCGCTGGATGAAAACTCACGCCAGTGAATTTGGGTTTCATGAGGTCTATACCGACGACCCCGAGCGCAGCGGCTATAAATTTGAGCCGTGGCATTGGAGCTATGCGCCGTTGTCGGTTCCCTTCTTGCGCCAGTGGAGCCAAATTGATCTTCACAAGAAGATTGCGCAACCGCCTTTGATGGGACGTGAGCATTTAACGGCTGAGTTTTTAGAGGTGTTTCGTCAAAAATGGGGCCTTGGTATCAACCCTGCGTTATTGCCAAAATAA
- a CDS encoding Gfo/Idh/MocA family oxidoreductase produces MTTETSPTRRNFLKSSGIAAAGLTALQYKNATAAESDKKIRLGIIGIGGRGSSLMNSFMKKQNAEFVAVCDVYVKRRNEAAKRAGLDPKNSNETFADYKELLQRKDIDAVIIATPDHWHATIAIAAMNEGKDVYLEKPMTKTVAEAKEVDAVRRKLNRVLQVGSQTTSSDQWWKVKDVMQKGMIGKLIMSQGSYHRNSEGGEWNWSIDPGAGPKASGDGYIDWDMWLGPAPKRDFDADRFFRFRKFWDYSGGIATDLFYHVMAPLNICWPEPQFPQKVTASGGIYVFKDSREVPDTFAFMAEYPGEHQVVLSSSMANSTHIPGLIRGHEATIMIVEHGQFEGRTEHIKVTAQRPYRDKFKEKWGSEEVVIEVEPREDHYDNFLRCVIEREKPVLDSATAYRAMTTIAMSVESFRSGKVLYFDEKKETVSDTPPKA; encoded by the coding sequence ATGACAACAGAAACATCACCAACTCGACGCAATTTCCTTAAATCGTCTGGTATCGCTGCCGCCGGACTGACCGCTTTGCAATATAAAAATGCAACAGCGGCGGAATCAGACAAAAAAATTCGCCTCGGCATCATCGGAATCGGCGGTCGTGGCAGCAGCCTAATGAACTCGTTTATGAAGAAACAAAATGCAGAGTTCGTTGCTGTCTGCGATGTATATGTAAAACGCCGCAATGAAGCCGCCAAACGCGCAGGCTTAGACCCGAAGAATTCAAACGAAACCTTTGCCGATTACAAAGAATTGCTTCAGCGCAAAGACATCGACGCCGTCATTATTGCGACGCCTGACCACTGGCACGCCACCATCGCCATCGCCGCGATGAATGAAGGCAAAGACGTCTATCTCGAAAAACCGATGACCAAAACCGTCGCCGAAGCGAAAGAAGTTGACGCCGTCCGCCGCAAATTAAATCGTGTGTTGCAAGTCGGCAGCCAGACGACCTCCAGCGATCAATGGTGGAAGGTCAAAGACGTTATGCAAAAAGGCATGATCGGCAAACTGATCATGAGCCAAGGTTCTTACCACCGCAATTCAGAAGGCGGCGAATGGAACTGGTCTATTGATCCAGGCGCAGGCCCTAAAGCCTCCGGCGACGGCTATATCGACTGGGACATGTGGCTTGGACCAGCCCCCAAACGCGACTTTGACGCCGACCGCTTCTTCCGTTTCCGTAAATTCTGGGATTACTCCGGTGGTATCGCGACCGACTTGTTCTATCACGTCATGGCGCCGCTCAACATCTGCTGGCCCGAACCGCAGTTCCCACAGAAAGTTACGGCGAGCGGCGGAATTTATGTCTTCAAAGACAGTCGCGAAGTGCCCGATACTTTCGCATTTATGGCCGAATATCCTGGTGAACACCAAGTCGTTTTGTCATCTTCGATGGCGAACAGCACTCACATTCCTGGATTGATTCGCGGTCACGAAGCGACCATTATGATCGTTGAACACGGTCAGTTTGAGGGCCGTACAGAACACATCAAAGTGACGGCGCAACGCCCCTACCGCGATAAATTCAAAGAAAAATGGGGTTCTGAAGAAGTTGTGATCGAAGTCGAACCGCGTGAAGACCACTATGATAACTTCCTGCGTTGCGTCATCGAACGCGAAAAGCCCGTGTTGGATTCAGCGACCGCTTATCGCGCCATGACCACCATCGCCATGTCGGTTGAGTCGTTCCGCTCCGGCAAAGTGTTGTACTTCGACGAAAAGAAAGAAACCGTTTCCGATACGCCGCCAAAAGCGTAA